GGAAACGGCCTCCGGCGGGTGTGTCACCGTCCGTTTTCGGGCTTGTCCGGAGGTGACCCATGACGTTGGGGCCGCCGTTTCCTACGGTGTTCGAGCGTCCTGCCGCCACTGCCACCCTTCAGGGTTGGCTCATGTTTTCAGTGCCGTCCAGATACACCCGCGCCGCGGGGCGCCTACCGCGACGCCAGGGTGGTGAGCTCCACCGTGCCCAGGGCGCGCGCCAGCTCCGCGCGGGAGGTGGCCAGGTCGTACGTCGCCTGCACCTGCTGGGCGGCGGCGTTGGTGAAGGCCACCTGCGCGTCGCTCACCTCGATGATGTTGCCCACGCCCGCGCGGTAGCGCCCCTCGGCCAGCCGCAGCCGCTCGCGCGCGTTCACCTGGGCCTCGTCCGCGGCGGTGAGCGCCTCGCGCGTGGCCACCACGTTGAGCCGGGCCTGCTCCACCTGGAGCCGCACCTGCTGCCGGAGCGCGTCCTTCTGCGCCTGGAGGTCGCGCAGGTTGGCCTGGGCCTCGCGCGTCTGCGCGTTGACGAGCCCGCCCTGGAACAGCGCCCAGTTCAACTGGACGCCGCCCTGCGCGCTCAGCGTGGCGCCGTTGAACGGGTTCGCTCCCACGTCGGACAGGTTGCCCGTGGCGCTCAAGCTGGGCAGGTGGCCGGCCTTCGTCACCTTCACCTGGGACTCCTGCGCGGCAATCTGCCGCTCGCGCGCGGCGACGTCGGGGCGGGCCTCCAGCGCGCGCTTCACCAGCGCGTCCAGCACCTCGTCCTCGCCCGCCACGGCCGCCACCGTCACGTCCTGCACGGTGTAGTCGGTGCCCGTCTCCACGCCCATGGTCTGGTTGAGCTGCGCCTTCGCGGTGGCGTACGCGTTCTGCGCGCGGATGAGCGCCACCTGCGCGTTGGCCTTCGCGGTGCGCTGCTGGAGCAGGTCGATTTCCGGCCGCGAGCCCACCTGCACGGACGCGTTCACCTGGTTGAGCCGCGCCTCCTCGCTCTGGAGCGTCTCGCGCGCCACGCCCAGGAGGGCCTTCTGCGTGAGGACATTGAAGTACGCCGCGCGCACGTCGCGCAGCGCGTCCTGGAGCACCTGCTGCTGCGAGTTCTCCTGCGCGCCCGCGGACTCCTTGGACGCGTTGTAGCGGCCGGACGTCTTGCCGAAGTCGTAGATGAGCTGGTTGGCGGCGATGCTGCCGCTGAAGCGCCGCGTGGAGTTGGACACCACGCCGGTGTCGCTGCCCGGCACGTTCTGGATGACGGCCCGGTTGCTGGTGCCCAGCGTGTAGCCCGCGTTGGCGTTCACCTGCGGCAGGAAGTTGGAGAAGGACTGGTCCACGCGCGCGTACGCCGCGTCGGTGCTCG
The sequence above is drawn from the Corallococcus sp. NCRR genome and encodes:
- a CDS encoding TolC family protein, whose amino-acid sequence is MRALPLTLSLCVLPVVAGAQAPAPDPASPVTPPAVRQSLTMSASEGRVITLAEAEAAARQYQPSLRSAQASTDAAYARVDQSFSNFLPQVNANAGYTLGTSNRAVIQNVPGSDTGVVSNSTRRFSGSIAANQLIYDFGKTSGRYNASKESAGAQENSQQQVLQDALRDVRAAYFNVLTQKALLGVARETLQSEEARLNQVNASVQVGSRPEIDLLQQRTAKANAQVALIRAQNAYATAKAQLNQTMGVETGTDYTVQDVTVAAVAGEDEVLDALVKRALEARPDVAARERQIAAQESQVKVTKAGHLPSLSATGNLSDVGANPFNGATLSAQGGVQLNWALFQGGLVNAQTREAQANLRDLQAQKDALRQQVRLQVEQARLNVVATREALTAADEAQVNARERLRLAEGRYRAGVGNIIEVSDAQVAFTNAAAQQVQATYDLATSRAELARALGTVELTTLASR